The Maledivibacter sp. genomic interval ATCCATTAAAATATTGAAAGTAGATGATATTAAGCCTAATATAAATCAGCCTAGAAAGCATTTTGATAAAGAAAAGATAAAGGCTTTAGAAGAATCAATAATCAGTCATGGTATAATTCAGCCTATTATTGTAAGAAAGCTTGAAAAGGGATATGAAATTGTGGCAGGTGAAAGAAGATGGAGAGCTGCTAAAAACAAGGATTTAAAAGAAATTCCCTGCATAATAAAGGAATTAGATGATGAAAAGTTAATGGAATTATCTTTAATTGAGAATCTACAAAGAGAAGATTTAAATGAGATTGAAGAGGCCCTAGCATATAAGCGTCTAAATGAAGAATTCAGTATGACCCAAGATAAAATTGGCAAAACTGTAGGAAAAAGTAGGCCATATATTGCCAATACTCTAAGGCTATTAAACCTAGATGATGAGGTAAAAGAAATGATAGTTGAGGGAAAAATTTCTGGAGGACACGGAAGAACCCTTTTGAGGATAGAAAATATTAATCTTCAAAGGGAAATAGCCTCAAAAATCATATCAGAGACATTAACTGTAAGAGAAACAGAAAAACTTGTTTCTAAACTCCTTGACAAAGATTTGGCAAGAAAAAAAAGCTTTATAAAAAAAGAAAAGGACAGCGATATAACATATCTTGAAGAAAGTTTAAAGGAAGTACTTGGAACGAAGGTGAATATTGTTAATGGAAAGAAAAAAGGGAAAATTGAGATCGAATACTATAGTGATGAGGATTTAGAAAGAATAATAGAATTCCTTAAAAAGTAGATGTTTCACATGAAACATTTACTTTTTTA includes:
- a CDS encoding ParB/RepB/Spo0J family partition protein, whose protein sequence is MAKAKRGLGKGLNALIPQSFEESILNNEKNSGESIKILKVDDIKPNINQPRKHFDKEKIKALEESIISHGIIQPIIVRKLEKGYEIVAGERRWRAAKNKDLKEIPCIIKELDDEKLMELSLIENLQREDLNEIEEALAYKRLNEEFSMTQDKIGKTVGKSRPYIANTLRLLNLDDEVKEMIVEGKISGGHGRTLLRIENINLQREIASKIISETLTVRETEKLVSKLLDKDLARKKSFIKKEKDSDITYLEESLKEVLGTKVNIVNGKKKGKIEIEYYSDEDLERIIEFLKK